A region of Thermodesulfovibrionales bacterium DNA encodes the following proteins:
- the guaA gene encoding glutamine-hydrolyzing GMP synthase: MTNTDKILVLDFGSQYTQLIARRIRESKVYSEILPFNASIEKITAFGPKGIVLSGGPSSVYDHGAPVPDKGIFSLGIPVLGICYGMQLMGHGLGGEVARAVKREYGRAELTVDSDADLLWGIPLKSNVWMSHGDRIEALPEGFVIIGHTPNSPIASMADRKRKFYALQFHPEVVHTDEGRRILHNFVYTICGCKPTWEMASFIAWAVSDIRGKVGGKKVICALSGGVDSSVVALLVHRAVADSLTCIFVDNGLLRKGEAEKVRKTFQDHFHMKLISVDAKRRFLGKLKGVADPEKKRKIIGNEFIAVFEEEARKIRDAEFLAQGTLYPDVIESVSFKGPSAVIKSHHNVGGLPEVMKLKLIEPLRELFKDEVRVLGEELGLPEEICWRHPFPGPGLAIRCIGEITEERLAILREADAIVLEEIKAAGLYRRIWQAFAVILPVKSVGVMGDERTYEHVVSVRAVTSLDGMTADWAQMPYEVLGRISNRIINEVKGVNRVAYDISSKPPSTIEWE, encoded by the coding sequence ATGACGAATACCGACAAGATACTCGTCCTTGATTTCGGGTCCCAGTATACCCAGCTCATAGCGAGGCGGATAAGGGAGAGCAAGGTCTATTCCGAGATCCTACCCTTTAATGCGTCGATCGAAAAGATAACTGCCTTCGGCCCGAAAGGCATTGTCCTGTCAGGAGGACCTTCGAGCGTCTATGACCATGGAGCGCCGGTCCCCGACAAGGGGATATTCAGCCTCGGGATACCGGTCCTCGGCATTTGTTACGGCATGCAGTTGATGGGCCATGGCCTGGGCGGAGAGGTGGCGAGGGCAGTGAAAAGGGAATATGGAAGAGCTGAGCTTACCGTTGACAGTGATGCAGACCTCCTCTGGGGAATCCCCCTGAAGTCCAATGTCTGGATGAGCCACGGGGACAGGATCGAGGCACTCCCTGAGGGGTTTGTAATCATCGGACATACTCCTAATTCTCCCATAGCCTCTATGGCCGACAGGAAGAGGAAGTTCTATGCGCTTCAGTTTCATCCCGAGGTCGTCCATACCGACGAAGGTAGAAGGATCCTCCATAACTTCGTCTATACGATATGCGGATGTAAGCCCACCTGGGAGATGGCATCATTCATCGCATGGGCCGTTTCCGATATCCGGGGCAAGGTCGGAGGAAAGAAGGTGATATGCGCCCTGAGCGGAGGTGTCGATTCATCAGTCGTTGCTCTCCTTGTTCACCGGGCGGTTGCGGACAGTCTCACCTGCATCTTTGTCGACAATGGTCTCTTGCGAAAGGGGGAGGCGGAGAAAGTCAGGAAGACCTTTCAGGACCACTTTCATATGAAGCTGATCTCCGTGGATGCAAAGAGGAGATTTCTCGGGAAACTCAAGGGAGTCGCTGACCCTGAGAAGAAGCGGAAGATCATCGGAAACGAATTCATCGCCGTTTTCGAGGAAGAAGCTCGAAAGATAAGGGATGCTGAGTTTCTCGCTCAGGGGACCCTCTACCCCGATGTTATTGAGAGCGTCTCGTTCAAGGGGCCCTCGGCGGTAATAAAGAGCCACCATAATGTGGGCGGCCTTCCCGAGGTGATGAAGTTGAAGCTCATAGAGCCCTTGAGGGAACTGTTCAAAGACGAGGTGAGGGTCCTCGGGGAGGAACTCGGCCTTCCCGAAGAGATATGCTGGAGGCATCCGTTTCCCGGACCAGGACTCGCCATACGGTGTATCGGGGAGATCACGGAGGAGAGGCTTGCCATCCTGAGGGAGGCAGATGCCATAGTTCTTGAGGAGATAAAGGCTGCAGGACTTTACCGGCGGATATGGCAGGCCTTTGCCGTTATCCTTCCGGTGAAGAGCGTCGGCGTGATGGGTGACGAGAGGACATATGAACATGTCGTTTCCGTGAGGGCAGTTACAAGCCTCGACGGAATGACGGCAGACTGGGCCCAAATGCCCTATGAGGTCCTGGGAAGGATCTCGAACAGGATCATCAACGAGGTGAAAGGTGTGAACAGGGTTGCCTACGATATCAGTTCGAAGCCGCCGAGCACCATTGAGTGGGAATGA
- a CDS encoding farnesyl diphosphate synthase, whose translation MDIKAYLTEKRALVDSFLSSYFDGGLVPAHLNEAMTYSLFAGGKRLRPILALASHEACGGTAEDILPQAASLEFIHTYSLIHDDLPAMDNDDLRRGKPTNHKVFGEGIAVLAGDALLTEAFYLLATKSRRSSLAAHRSVLRIIRETALAAGAHGMVGGQAEDVRSENTALDSDNLAFIHAHKTGALITVSVRMGAILAGSGKKNLSALTQYGENIGLAFQIIDDILDIQGDSRELGKETGSDERKKKTTYPGLYGIEQSRRKAGELVENAVRALESLPKRAEPLREIAPYILRRRN comes from the coding sequence ATGGATATAAAGGCCTATCTCACGGAAAAACGCGCGCTTGTTGATTCATTCCTGTCGTCATATTTTGACGGCGGGTTGGTGCCGGCTCACCTTAACGAAGCGATGACCTACTCCCTGTTTGCGGGAGGCAAGAGACTCAGGCCGATCCTTGCCCTTGCTTCCCATGAGGCCTGTGGCGGAACTGCCGAAGATATCCTCCCTCAGGCAGCTTCCCTGGAGTTTATCCATACCTATTCGTTGATCCATGATGACCTGCCTGCCATGGACAATGATGACCTCAGAAGGGGAAAACCGACGAACCATAAGGTCTTCGGCGAGGGCATCGCCGTCCTTGCCGGAGATGCCTTATTGACTGAGGCCTTCTATCTCCTCGCGACAAAGAGCCGCCGCTCGTCACTCGCTGCGCACCGCTCAGTTCTCAGGATTATCCGTGAGACCGCGCTGGCTGCCGGTGCTCACGGCATGGTCGGCGGCCAGGCAGAGGATGTTCGTTCTGAGAATACGGCGCTGGACAGCGACAATCTTGCCTTCATCCACGCCCATAAGACAGGAGCCCTCATTACGGTATCGGTGCGGATGGGAGCCATACTTGCAGGGTCAGGGAAGAAGAACCTCTCGGCACTGACACAGTATGGAGAAAACATCGGTCTTGCATTCCAGATCATTGATGATATACTTGATATACAGGGAGACAGCAGGGAACTCGGCAAGGAGACGGGGTCTGACGAGAGGAAGAAAAAGACGACTTACCCTGGACTCTATGGGATTGAACAATCCCGGAGGAAGGCCGGCGAACTTGTTGAGAATGCTGTCCGGGCGCTGGAATCATTACCGAAAAGGGCTGAGCCGTTGCGTGAGATAGCGCCTTACATCCTCAGGAGGAGGAACTGA